The following coding sequences lie in one Paracidovorax avenae genomic window:
- a CDS encoding arabinose transporter: MPSFQTAHQAHQPAAAVPARVFIRLLPLTLAVFIGFLTIGLPLPVLPLHLSRHLGLGALGVGVLVGAQFGAALLSRAWAGTLADTRGTRRAMATGLLVAAASGLAYLLSLSFGNSPAAVWALLAGRLLLGCAESLIVTGALGWGMAQVGPQHAGKVMAWVGIAMYGAYAAGAPAGVAVDARWGFTGIAVATALIPLAALAIVAGLPAMPPAAHRRTPFYQVLGAVWVPGLGLALSSTGFGVITAFAALLFAARGWGPASLAFTAFGLAFIGARLFFGHLPDRLGGARVALACILVEVLGQLLLWGADGLPVAAAGAALTGFGYSLAFPAFGVEAVRRAPPHARGVAMGAYVAFLDVSLGITGPAAGLLAAAHGVGSVYLAGAVAVALSLAVALHLLVRPA; encoded by the coding sequence ATGCCTTCGTTCCAAACGGCACACCAGGCCCACCAGCCGGCCGCCGCGGTACCGGCCAGGGTCTTCATCCGGCTGCTGCCGCTGACGCTGGCGGTCTTCATCGGTTTCCTCACGATCGGCCTGCCGCTGCCCGTGCTGCCATTGCATCTGAGCCGCCACCTGGGTCTGGGGGCACTCGGCGTGGGCGTGCTCGTGGGCGCCCAGTTCGGGGCGGCGCTGCTGTCGCGGGCCTGGGCCGGCACGCTGGCCGACACCCGGGGAACACGGCGGGCCATGGCGACGGGCCTGCTGGTGGCGGCGGCATCGGGGCTGGCCTATCTGCTGTCGCTGTCCTTCGGCAATTCACCGGCAGCGGTGTGGGCGCTGCTGGCCGGCAGGCTGTTGCTGGGCTGTGCGGAGAGCCTGATCGTGACCGGCGCGCTGGGCTGGGGTATGGCCCAGGTCGGGCCGCAGCATGCGGGCAAGGTCATGGCCTGGGTCGGCATCGCGATGTACGGCGCCTATGCGGCCGGCGCCCCTGCCGGCGTGGCGGTGGATGCGCGCTGGGGCTTCACGGGCATCGCGGTGGCGACCGCATTGATTCCCCTGGCGGCGCTGGCCATCGTCGCGGGGCTGCCGGCCATGCCGCCTGCCGCGCACCGGCGAACCCCGTTCTACCAGGTGCTGGGAGCGGTGTGGGTACCCGGGCTCGGACTGGCGCTCTCCAGTACGGGATTCGGCGTCATCACCGCGTTCGCGGCGCTGCTGTTCGCCGCGCGCGGATGGGGCCCGGCATCGTTGGCGTTCACCGCCTTCGGCCTGGCCTTCATCGGGGCGCGGCTGTTCTTCGGGCATCTCCCGGACAGGCTGGGCGGCGCCCGGGTGGCCCTGGCCTGCATCCTGGTGGAAGTGCTGGGCCAGCTGTTGCTCTGGGGTGCCGACGGCCTGCCGGTCGCCGCAGCGGGGGCCGCATTGACCGGCTTCGGCTATTCACTGGCCTTCCCCGCGTTCGGCGTCGAGGCGGTACGGCGTGCGCCGCCCCACGCGCGGGGCGTGGCGATGGGGGCCTACGTGGCCTTTCTGGATGTCTCGCTGGGCATCACCGGACCTGCTGCCGGGCTCCTGGCGGCCGCGCACGGCGTGGGCTCGGTCTATTTGGCCGGCGCCGTGGCGGTGGCCCTTTCACTGGCCGTGGCGCTGCACCTGCTGGTGCGGCCCGCCTGA
- a CDS encoding TetR/AcrR family transcriptional regulator — protein sequence MARPGNSHSPAAHRALPQPRKAPRQARSQAMVEAILEATARVLAERGYAGTNTNVVAERAGVSIGSVYQYFPNKDSLVTALHERHGAQMYAAIAAVLAAERPDGLRGHVRAMVRALLAAHRVAPELHRVLEKEFPFFDAPREESAADGGIFRQVRALLETHRGEIAPDDLDLATWMVLQTMESLVHAAAIDPPAMFPPEAVEAAIVQVLMGYLTATPTQA from the coding sequence ATGGCCCGTCCCGGAAACTCGCATTCACCGGCAGCGCACCGCGCGCTGCCACAGCCCCGCAAGGCGCCGCGCCAGGCGCGCTCCCAAGCCATGGTCGAGGCCATACTCGAAGCCACGGCTCGCGTTCTGGCCGAGCGCGGCTATGCCGGCACCAACACCAATGTCGTCGCGGAGCGCGCGGGCGTCAGCATCGGCTCGGTGTACCAGTACTTTCCGAACAAGGATTCGCTGGTCACGGCCCTGCACGAGCGGCATGGAGCGCAGATGTATGCCGCCATCGCCGCCGTGCTCGCGGCGGAGCGCCCGGACGGCCTGCGCGGACATGTGCGCGCCATGGTGCGGGCGCTGCTGGCCGCCCACCGCGTGGCGCCGGAACTGCACCGCGTGCTGGAGAAGGAATTTCCTTTCTTCGACGCACCGCGCGAAGAGAGCGCGGCCGATGGCGGCATCTTCCGGCAGGTGCGCGCGCTGCTCGAAACCCACCGGGGCGAGATCGCCCCCGACGACCTCGACCTCGCCACCTGGATGGTCCTGCAGACCATGGAATCGCTGGTGCACGCGGCGGCCATCGACCCGCCGGCCATGTTTCCGCCCGAGGCGGTCGAGGCCGCCATCGTGCAGGTGCTCATGGGCTATCTGACCGCTACGCCCACGCAGGCGTAG
- a CDS encoding methyl-accepting chemotaxis protein has translation MRFSARLTICFVAPAALFVAAIGASVWGSTRTQSEFDKYMATDQKLSDGLSEMYAQGLQSGQALRNAVLDPSNARAYENLKASKEAFRKALEETGAVAAGTPFSRNLELIATLRERQVMAADKVLALLSSDQRAAAALLNTEETPAWRKLRAELVEQREKARAAAQDAHADAQARGREAVAFAAILAVLAVAVAVALGRLMHRNVQKELGGEPADARDALRRIAAGDLSVSVPATQYAGSLISELAQMQQNLQKLVGQIRQASDSIQTASSEVASGNVDLSSRTEQTASSLQQTAASMEQLTSTVTQSAASAATATQLASAANQVAQRGSDVVSRVVATMGEINTTSTKVADIIGVIDGIAFQTNILALNAAVEAARAGEQGRGFAVVAGEVRQLAQRSAVAAKEIKQLIGDSVASIGSGARLVETAGTTMAELMDGVRKVGSLIGEVSTAANEQSQGIGQVNVALGQLDQMTQQNAALVEQSAAAAQSMKDQALRLAEMASRFQLGH, from the coding sequence ATGCGCTTTTCCGCCCGTCTGACCATCTGCTTCGTCGCGCCCGCTGCGCTGTTCGTTGCGGCGATCGGCGCCAGCGTGTGGGGTTCCACGCGCACGCAGAGCGAATTCGACAAATACATGGCCACGGACCAGAAGCTGTCGGATGGCCTGTCGGAGATGTATGCGCAGGGTCTCCAGTCGGGGCAGGCCCTGCGCAATGCCGTACTGGATCCCTCCAACGCGCGCGCCTACGAGAACCTGAAGGCCTCCAAGGAGGCTTTCCGCAAGGCACTCGAGGAAACGGGGGCGGTTGCCGCCGGCACGCCGTTTTCCAGGAATCTGGAGCTGATCGCGACATTGCGCGAACGGCAGGTCATGGCAGCGGACAAGGTGCTGGCGCTGCTCTCCAGCGACCAGCGTGCCGCCGCTGCGCTGCTGAACACCGAAGAGACCCCGGCATGGCGGAAGCTGCGCGCAGAGCTCGTGGAGCAGCGCGAGAAGGCCCGGGCGGCAGCCCAGGATGCCCATGCCGATGCACAGGCCCGCGGCCGCGAAGCAGTGGCCTTCGCGGCCATCCTGGCAGTGCTGGCCGTCGCAGTCGCCGTGGCGCTGGGGCGGCTCATGCACCGCAACGTGCAGAAGGAACTGGGGGGCGAGCCCGCAGATGCGCGCGACGCGCTGCGCCGCATCGCTGCCGGCGATCTGTCGGTGTCCGTGCCTGCGACGCAATACGCCGGCAGCCTGATCTCGGAACTGGCCCAGATGCAGCAGAACCTGCAGAAGCTGGTCGGGCAGATCCGGCAGGCGTCCGACAGCATACAGACGGCCAGCAGCGAGGTGGCCTCCGGCAACGTCGATCTGAGCAGCAGGACCGAACAGACCGCCAGCAGCCTGCAGCAGACCGCAGCCTCCATGGAACAGCTCACCAGCACGGTGACGCAGAGCGCGGCGTCTGCCGCGACGGCCACCCAACTGGCTTCGGCGGCCAACCAGGTGGCCCAGCGAGGCAGTGATGTGGTCTCCCGCGTCGTGGCGACGATGGGCGAGATCAACACCACGTCCACCAAGGTGGCCGACATCATCGGCGTGATCGATGGCATCGCGTTCCAGACGAACATTCTTGCGCTCAATGCTGCCGTGGAGGCCGCGCGGGCCGGGGAGCAGGGGCGCGGCTTTGCTGTCGTGGCGGGCGAAGTCCGGCAGCTGGCGCAGCGATCTGCCGTAGCCGCGAAGGAAATCAAGCAACTGATCGGAGACAGCGTGGCCAGCATCGGCAGCGGTGCCCGGCTGGTGGAGACTGCCGGCACGACGATGGCTGAATTGATGGACGGTGTGCGAAAGGTCGGCAGCCTGATCGGTGAAGTCAGCACCGCGGCCAACGAGCAGAGCCAGGGCATCGGGCAGGTCAACGTTGCGCTGGGGCAGCTGGACCAGATGACGCAGCAGAATGCAGCCCTGGTCGAGCAATCGGCGGCGGCGGCCCAAAGCATGAAGGACCAGGCACTGCGGCTGGCAGAAATGGCGTCGCGCTTCCAGCTGGGGCATTGA
- a CDS encoding NAD(P)-dependent alcohol dehydrogenase — protein sequence MVHPSTLQRWQFTSYGLEHLVRSEAPLPTPGPGQILVRVEAASLNYRDLLVAGNTYRWAAPLPFVPASDMAGTVLAVGEGVQRWHGGERVISTFVAGWPDGSAPAASMTLGVPGPGVLASHVVLDAEWVTAAPGTLDAAQASTLPCAALTAWFALVEEGGLHAGQTVLIHGTGGVALFGLQFARLHGARVVVVSGSGDKQAQALALGAHHVLARDSDWAAEVVRLTGGRGAEQVLETVGGPNIGRSLQALARGGRISVIGVLEGGEMPDFTFDAIGRRATIQGISVGHRAALDRMVRAVDVNGLAPVIAAEYGFDEAPAAFAHLARGAFGKVVVRM from the coding sequence ATGGTTCATCCATCCACCCTGCAGCGCTGGCAGTTCACCAGCTACGGTCTCGAGCACTTGGTGCGGTCCGAGGCCCCGCTGCCCACGCCCGGACCGGGCCAGATCCTCGTGCGCGTGGAAGCGGCCTCGCTCAATTACCGCGACCTGCTCGTCGCCGGCAATACCTACCGCTGGGCGGCACCATTGCCTTTCGTGCCCGCGTCCGACATGGCCGGCACGGTGCTGGCGGTGGGGGAGGGGGTGCAGCGCTGGCATGGCGGCGAGCGCGTGATCAGCACCTTCGTCGCGGGCTGGCCGGACGGCTCCGCCCCGGCGGCGAGCATGACGCTGGGCGTGCCGGGGCCGGGGGTGCTGGCTTCCCATGTCGTGCTGGATGCCGAGTGGGTGACGGCGGCACCCGGTACGCTCGATGCGGCGCAGGCCAGCACGCTGCCCTGCGCTGCGCTGACGGCCTGGTTCGCGCTGGTGGAGGAAGGCGGCCTGCACGCAGGGCAGACCGTGCTGATCCACGGCACGGGTGGCGTGGCCCTGTTCGGGTTGCAGTTCGCGCGGTTGCATGGCGCCCGGGTGGTGGTGGTCTCGGGCAGCGGGGACAAGCAGGCGCAGGCGCTCGCCCTGGGGGCGCATCATGTGCTGGCACGCGATTCCGACTGGGCAGCCGAGGTGGTGCGGCTGACCGGCGGACGCGGGGCGGAGCAGGTGCTGGAGACCGTGGGCGGCCCGAACATCGGCCGGTCGCTGCAGGCGCTGGCCCGTGGCGGGCGCATATCGGTGATCGGTGTGCTGGAAGGCGGCGAGATGCCGGACTTCACCTTCGACGCGATCGGCCGCCGGGCCACGATCCAGGGCATCAGCGTGGGCCACCGTGCGGCGCTGGACCGCATGGTGCGTGCCGTCGATGTCAACGGCCTGGCGCCGGTGATCGCCGCCGAATACGGTTTCGATGAAGCGCCTGCAGCCTTCGCGCATCTCGCGCGGGGCGCGTTCGGCAAGGTGGTGGTGCGTATGTGA
- a CDS encoding LysR family transcriptional regulator, translating into MSERLAGIEAFVAAVEAGSFAAAALRLQRTRSAVAKSVARLEARLGTRLFQRSTRSQSLTEDGQAYYEHCRRALAELDAADAAVEAGRTAPRGTLRVTSPILLGRELVAPLLLEMTAAHPGLVLEMVFSDSVIALVDERIDLAVRSGPLPDSSVLAARPLGRQWMGVYAAPAYLDGHPAPTGLDALFAHADRHRFIGYARDTGPHPWQFRGADGRVRAFDPSTSIAFGSNSLEANKLAAIAGMGLARLPAWLVADALAAGTLVQAFAEPQPYGYALQAVWPHARALPLKTRAAIDLLAHRLPALLAAGGPAGPTPLAAGD; encoded by the coding sequence ATGAGCGAGCGACTGGCAGGTATCGAAGCTTTCGTGGCCGCAGTGGAGGCCGGCAGCTTCGCTGCGGCGGCCCTGCGCCTGCAACGGACGCGCTCCGCGGTGGCCAAGAGCGTGGCGCGCCTGGAAGCGCGCCTGGGCACCCGCCTGTTCCAGCGCAGCACGCGCAGCCAGAGCCTGACGGAAGACGGCCAGGCCTATTACGAGCACTGCAGGCGCGCGCTGGCGGAACTGGATGCCGCCGATGCCGCCGTGGAGGCCGGCCGCACGGCGCCACGCGGCACGCTGCGCGTGACCTCGCCCATCCTGCTGGGACGCGAACTGGTGGCCCCGCTGCTGCTGGAGATGACGGCCGCCCATCCGGGCCTCGTGCTGGAGATGGTGTTCAGCGACAGCGTGATCGCCCTGGTGGACGAGCGCATCGACCTGGCCGTCCGCAGCGGCCCGCTGCCGGACAGCAGCGTGCTGGCCGCACGTCCCCTGGGCCGGCAATGGATGGGGGTCTATGCCGCGCCGGCGTACCTGGACGGGCACCCGGCGCCCACCGGTCTGGACGCCCTGTTCGCGCACGCCGATCGACACCGCTTCATCGGCTATGCGCGCGACACCGGCCCGCACCCATGGCAGTTCCGCGGCGCGGACGGCCGGGTGCGGGCCTTCGATCCGTCAACGTCCATCGCTTTCGGCAGCAACAGCCTCGAAGCCAACAAGCTGGCCGCCATCGCCGGGATGGGGCTTGCCCGCCTGCCGGCCTGGCTGGTGGCCGATGCGCTTGCCGCCGGCACGCTGGTGCAGGCCTTCGCCGAGCCCCAGCCCTACGGCTACGCGCTGCAGGCCGTATGGCCCCACGCCCGGGCGTTGCCGCTGAAAACGCGCGCGGCCATCGATCTGCTGGCCCACCGCCTGCCGGCCCTGCTGGCGGCGGGCGGCCCTGCAGGCCCAACGCCCCTTGCGGCCGGAGACTGA
- a CDS encoding molybdopterin-dependent oxidoreductase yields MHKRRFLTHLGLAGMLPAGSALAHAPVQPQPALLTVAGAIQSPNRGALNPTADLLAAKQGVQFSQARSFDAAALQHLPAVSISPTLEYDGQRHTLEGPLLTTVLAAAGAPTQGSATVVLRAVDGYNASLTVADADRYRMIVALRMDGAPLPLGGLGPQWAVYDADNLPQFKDKPLKERFALAPWGLYLIEVR; encoded by the coding sequence ATGCACAAACGCCGTTTCCTCACCCACCTTGGCCTCGCCGGCATGCTGCCCGCCGGTTCGGCGCTGGCCCATGCGCCCGTCCAGCCCCAGCCCGCGCTGCTCACCGTCGCCGGCGCGATCCAGTCCCCCAACCGCGGGGCATTGAATCCCACGGCGGACCTGCTCGCCGCCAAGCAGGGAGTGCAGTTCAGCCAGGCCCGCAGCTTCGATGCCGCGGCGCTGCAGCACCTGCCGGCCGTCTCCATCAGCCCCACGCTCGAATACGACGGCCAGCGCCACACCCTCGAAGGTCCGCTGCTCACCACCGTGCTCGCGGCAGCTGGCGCACCGACCCAGGGCTCGGCCACCGTGGTGCTGCGCGCCGTGGACGGCTACAACGCCTCCCTGACCGTCGCCGACGCGGACCGCTACCGCATGATCGTCGCGCTGCGCATGGACGGCGCTCCCCTGCCCCTCGGCGGGCTGGGCCCCCAATGGGCGGTCTATGACGCGGACAACCTGCCGCAGTTCAAGGACAAGCCCCTCAAGGAACGTTTCGCGCTGGCCCCCTGGGGCCTCTATCTGATCGAAGTGCGCTAG
- a CDS encoding H-NS family nucleoid-associated regulatory protein codes for MKSLKTLLAEQAALDAEIAREKKQAAAQALSQIQALIAEFGFTAQQVFPWQPAKKHVPAKYLDPKTGATWTGRGKPPAWIAGKDRDQFLIEKTVTQPAQQGPFLAEMAAAAAAARNQRR; via the coding sequence ATGAAGAGTTTGAAGACGCTGCTTGCAGAGCAAGCAGCCTTGGATGCAGAAATCGCCCGCGAGAAAAAGCAGGCAGCCGCACAGGCGCTGAGCCAGATCCAGGCCTTGATTGCCGAGTTCGGTTTCACCGCCCAGCAGGTGTTTCCCTGGCAGCCTGCCAAGAAGCACGTTCCCGCCAAGTACCTGGATCCGAAAACCGGCGCCACCTGGACGGGCCGCGGCAAGCCACCCGCCTGGATCGCCGGGAAGGACCGCGACCAGTTCCTGATCGAAAAGACGGTGACGCAGCCGGCCCAGCAAGGGCCTTTCCTCGCCGAGATGGCGGCGGCTGCAGCGGCGGCCCGGAACCAAAGGCGCTGA
- a CDS encoding phosphoethanolamine transferase produces MFQRLTSIRLHPVQLGWFAALFFTTLGNAVLWRTLWSTVEVDSLRSLWFFISLPVFLFCLLNLLLTAVLAVPYVRKPLLALLVVVSAVCSYFMLHYNVLIDRGMVQNAFETNRAELTSYLSAPLLLTILVMGVLPAAVMVLLPTGSSGRPLHGALWWLGNVLATLAVLAAVTMAFYKDYASLLRNHRQIRDQVLPFNFVRNANGYLKRRYIAKRQVLRTVGEDAVRPAATAGGRPLLLLIVVGETARARNFQLNGYPRATNPSLSQREGIISFRHVASCGTATAVSLPCMFSRMGRAQYDGVHAATEENLLDILRRTGMHILWRNNNNGGCKGVCERVDTDDMPTLKPSGHCTNPDGTCHDDVLLHQLGARIDAMRGDALIVLHQLGSHGPAYFERYPAQDKVFAPTCDTNQIQKCSSEALVNTYDNTLVHTDRVLDRTIDLLHRHADERDVAMLYVSDHGESLGERGIYLHGTPYPIAPDEQTQVPMVMWFSPAFAQRTRLDLACLRANASRQDYSHDNLYHSVLGLLDVRSSVYRPGLDLFAPCRQSVPAAPHTIAPARPAQSA; encoded by the coding sequence GTGTTTCAACGTCTGACATCCATCCGGCTCCACCCGGTGCAACTGGGCTGGTTCGCTGCCCTGTTCTTCACCACCCTGGGCAACGCAGTGCTGTGGCGAACGCTGTGGTCCACCGTGGAAGTGGACAGCCTGCGCAGCCTGTGGTTTTTCATCAGCCTGCCGGTCTTCCTGTTCTGCCTTCTGAACCTGCTGCTCACGGCGGTCCTGGCCGTGCCGTATGTGCGCAAGCCCCTCCTGGCGCTGCTGGTCGTGGTGAGCGCGGTTTGCAGCTACTTCATGCTGCATTACAACGTGCTGATCGACCGCGGCATGGTGCAGAACGCCTTCGAAACCAACCGGGCCGAACTCACGTCGTACCTCTCCGCCCCGTTGCTGCTCACCATCCTCGTGATGGGTGTCCTGCCCGCCGCCGTGATGGTCCTGCTGCCGACAGGATCGAGCGGGCGCCCGCTGCATGGCGCCCTGTGGTGGCTGGGCAATGTCCTCGCGACCCTGGCCGTGCTGGCCGCGGTGACCATGGCGTTCTACAAGGACTACGCCTCGCTGCTGCGCAACCACCGGCAGATCAGGGACCAGGTGCTGCCGTTCAACTTCGTGCGCAACGCCAACGGCTACCTGAAGCGCAGGTACATCGCGAAGCGGCAGGTCCTGCGCACCGTCGGCGAAGACGCCGTGCGCCCGGCGGCCACCGCGGGCGGGCGGCCCCTGCTTCTGCTGATCGTGGTGGGGGAAACCGCGCGGGCGCGGAATTTCCAGCTCAACGGCTATCCGCGTGCGACCAACCCGTCGCTGTCGCAGCGCGAGGGCATCATCAGCTTCAGGCACGTGGCATCCTGCGGCACCGCCACGGCCGTTTCCCTGCCCTGCATGTTCTCCCGCATGGGACGGGCGCAATACGATGGCGTGCATGCGGCGACGGAGGAAAACCTGCTCGACATCCTGCGCCGCACCGGCATGCACATCCTCTGGCGCAACAACAACAACGGCGGATGCAAAGGGGTGTGCGAGCGCGTGGACACCGACGACATGCCCACCCTGAAGCCCTCCGGACACTGCACCAACCCGGACGGCACCTGCCATGACGATGTGCTGCTGCACCAGCTCGGCGCACGCATCGATGCCATGCGGGGCGACGCGCTGATCGTGCTGCACCAGCTCGGCAGCCACGGGCCCGCGTACTTCGAGCGCTATCCGGCGCAGGACAAGGTCTTCGCCCCCACCTGCGACACCAACCAGATCCAGAAGTGCAGCAGCGAAGCGCTGGTCAACACCTACGACAACACGCTGGTCCATACCGACAGGGTGCTGGACAGGACCATCGACCTGCTGCATCGCCATGCGGATGAACGCGACGTGGCCATGCTCTATGTCTCCGATCACGGCGAATCGCTCGGAGAGCGCGGGATCTACCTGCATGGCACGCCCTACCCCATCGCGCCCGACGAACAGACGCAGGTGCCCATGGTGATGTGGTTCTCCCCGGCCTTCGCACAGCGCACCCGCCTCGACCTGGCCTGCCTGCGCGCCAACGCGTCCCGCCAGGACTACAGCCACGACAACCTCTACCACTCCGTGCTGGGCCTGCTGGATGTCCGCAGCAGCGTGTACCGGCCCGGACTGGACCTGTTCGCCCCCTGCCGCCAGTCCGTGCCGGCGGCGCCGCACACCATCGCCCCAGCAAGGCCCGCGCAAAGCGCCTGA
- a CDS encoding sensor histidine kinase: protein MTLRTRITVSFVLLMAAVMALLVLAEQVDYDEWRAYGVSESLHREARRLEPDIARGSVPAMPEGSAFHDARTVPDALRGYAPGYHAASEPGGRHLLVFEFGGQRYYLLRDRSHYRYLEHMIDGFAPLVILLCMLGAFWMGRLTSERVVTPIRRLAEAVQRKQQPFPFQDAPNEIGVLARAFARHSDEAEQFLQRERCFAGDASHELRTPLAIIAGAAETIAHQLPAGSHLASSAERIVRTTEEMQRQLACLLLLSRDPQSLARTGVPLRPLIEECMARCAPWLSNKPVALVLDAPVDIDVHTHAELARSVVWNLLRNACQYTDEGEVRIALHGSTLVVSDTGPGLPASIDPRQFQRFLPSARQSGEGLGLSIVQRIVEHLGWRMAVESSDRGCRFTLDMRGPA, encoded by the coding sequence ATGACACTCAGGACCCGCATCACCGTGTCGTTCGTGCTGCTGATGGCGGCCGTCATGGCGTTGCTGGTGCTGGCGGAGCAGGTGGATTACGACGAGTGGCGGGCCTACGGCGTCTCCGAAAGCCTGCACCGCGAGGCGCGGCGGCTGGAGCCGGATATCGCCCGCGGCAGCGTTCCCGCCATGCCCGAGGGCAGCGCGTTCCACGACGCGCGCACGGTGCCCGATGCCCTGCGCGGTTACGCCCCGGGCTACCACGCCGCGAGCGAGCCGGGCGGCCGGCACCTGCTGGTGTTCGAGTTCGGCGGCCAGCGCTATTACCTGCTCCGGGACCGATCGCACTACCGCTACCTGGAGCACATGATCGACGGCTTTGCCCCGCTGGTCATCCTGCTGTGCATGCTGGGCGCGTTCTGGATGGGGCGATTGACGTCAGAGCGGGTCGTCACCCCGATCAGGCGCCTGGCCGAAGCCGTGCAGCGCAAGCAGCAACCCTTTCCGTTCCAGGATGCGCCCAACGAAATCGGCGTGCTGGCACGGGCCTTCGCCCGGCACAGTGACGAGGCGGAGCAGTTCCTGCAGCGCGAGCGGTGCTTCGCGGGCGATGCCAGCCACGAGCTGCGCACGCCCCTGGCGATCATCGCCGGTGCCGCGGAAACCATCGCGCACCAGTTGCCTGCCGGCAGCCACCTGGCATCCAGTGCCGAGCGCATCGTGCGCACCACGGAGGAAATGCAGCGCCAGTTGGCCTGCCTGCTGCTGCTCTCGCGTGATCCGCAGAGCCTGGCGCGGACCGGCGTGCCCCTGCGCCCCCTGATCGAGGAATGCATGGCGCGCTGCGCCCCCTGGCTGTCGAACAAGCCCGTGGCCCTGGTGCTGGACGCGCCGGTGGACATCGATGTGCACACCCATGCCGAACTGGCGCGCAGCGTGGTCTGGAACCTGCTGCGCAATGCCTGCCAATACACCGACGAAGGCGAGGTGCGCATCGCCCTGCATGGCAGTACGCTGGTCGTTTCGGACACGGGGCCTGGTTTGCCCGCCAGCATCGACCCGCGGCAGTTCCAGCGCTTTCTGCCCAGTGCTCGCCAGAGCGGCGAGGGGCTCGGCCTGTCCATCGTGCAGCGTATCGTGGAGCACCTGGGATGGCGCATGGCGGTCGAAAGCTCGGACAGGGGCTGCCGGTTCACGCTGGACATGCGCGGCCCGGCCTGA
- a CDS encoding response regulator transcription factor, whose product MTRLLIIEDNPELVANLYGFFEPLGYVLDDARDGATGLRMATQHDYDAILLDLMLPRLDGMALCRKLREEHQNPVPVLMLTARDPVDDRVQGLAAGADDYLVKPFSLRELDARIQALVRRAQGRQVQGMLAWEDLQVDTRAPRAWRQGRAIHLTPTTHKLMMCLVRAAPVVVRRQEMEYLLWGDEPPEGGALRTHIHDLRQQVDKNFTHALIETVHGIGWRLQGRTEAAP is encoded by the coding sequence ATGACACGCCTGCTCATCATCGAAGACAACCCCGAGCTGGTGGCCAACCTGTACGGCTTTTTCGAGCCGCTGGGCTACGTGCTGGACGATGCACGCGATGGCGCCACCGGCCTGCGCATGGCCACGCAGCACGATTACGACGCCATCCTGCTGGACCTGATGCTGCCGCGGCTCGATGGCATGGCGCTGTGCCGCAAGCTCCGCGAGGAGCACCAGAACCCCGTGCCGGTGCTGATGCTGACCGCGCGCGATCCGGTGGACGATCGCGTGCAGGGCCTGGCGGCGGGGGCTGACGATTACCTGGTCAAGCCATTTTCGCTCAGGGAGCTCGACGCCCGCATCCAGGCGCTGGTGCGCCGCGCACAGGGGCGGCAGGTGCAGGGAATGCTGGCCTGGGAAGACCTGCAGGTGGACACGCGTGCGCCCCGCGCGTGGCGGCAGGGCCGGGCCATCCACCTGACGCCCACCACCCACAAGCTGATGATGTGCCTGGTGCGTGCCGCTCCCGTGGTCGTGCGCAGGCAGGAGATGGAATACCTGCTCTGGGGTGACGAGCCTCCGGAAGGCGGAGCCTTGCGCACCCACATCCACGACCTGCGCCAGCAGGTTGACAAAAACTTCACGCACGCACTGATAGAAACGGTGCACGGCATCGGCTGGCGCCTGCAGGGGCGCACCGAGGCTGCCCCATAG